A segment of the Rhizobium sp. ZPR4 genome:
GGCTTCGATGTCGAGATCGCCGAGGCGATCGCTTCCAAACTCGGCGTCAAGGCGCAGTTCCTCGAAGGCAAGTGGGATGGCCTGATCGCCGGCCTCGACGCCAACCGCTACGATGCCGTCATCAACGAAGTCGGCGTCACAGAAGCCCGCAAGAAGAAGTATGATTTCTCCGAGCCCTACATCGCCTCCAAGGCCGTGCTGATCGTCAAGGACAGCAACACCGACATCAAGGATTTCCCCGATCTGAAGGGCAAGAAGTCCGCACAGTCGCTGACCAGCAACTTCGGCAAGATCGCCACCGAGGCTGGCGCCGAACTCGTCGGCACCGACGGCTTCGACCAGTCGATCCAGCTCGTGCTGACCGGCCGCGCCGACGCCACCATCAACGACAGCCTCTCCTTCCTCGATTTCAAGAAGCACAAGCCCGATGCGCCGGTGAAGATCGTCGCCCAGCAGTCCAACGCCGATTTCTCCGCCGTCATCATCCGCAAGGGCGAGCCGGAACTCTTGGCCGCCATCAACAAGGCGCTGGCCGATATCAAGGCCGACGGCACCTATGACAAGATCTCGCAGAAATACTTCGGACAGGATGTTTCGAAGTAAGAAGGCATAGGCAGCGACATAAAACTGTGAAAAAGATGCGTCCGGGGTCACCTCCGGACGCATTCTCTTATCGAAAGGCTTCTCCGTGGAGCATTGGTTGCAACTGATGTGGGAGTCATTGGGCACACTGCTTTGGGCAGGGCTCGTCTTCACCATCCCGCTCACCTTGATTACCTTTGTCCTCGGTCTGCTACTCGGTCTACTCACCGCCGTCGTCAGGCTTTTCGGCCCGCCGCCGCTGGTGGCGATCGCCCGCTTCTATGTCTGGGTGATCCGCGGCACGCCGTTGCTCGTGCAGCTTTTCGTCATCTTCTACGGCCTGCCGAGTCTCGGCATCCTGCTCGATGCCTTTCCGGCCGCCGTGATCGGCTTTACGCTGAGTGTCGGCGCCTATACGTCCGAAATCATCCGCGCCGTCATTTCTTCCGTGCCTAAGGGCCAGTGGGAAGCCGCCTATTCGATCGGCATGAACTGGCGCCAGGCCATGAGCCGCACCATCCTGCCGCAGGCAGCGCGCGTCGCCGTGCCGCCGCTGTCGAACACCTTCATCTCGCTCGTCAAGGACACGTCGCTTGCCGCCGCCATCACCGTGCCGGAGCTGTTCCAGGCGGCACAGCGCATCGTGGCGACGACCTATGAGCCGCTGATCCTCTATATCGAGGCCGCCATCATCTATCTCGTGCTCAGCACCTTCCTGTCGACGCTGCAGGGCTACCTCGAACGCCGCTTCGCCCGCTCCGGCGGCACGCTGGAGGCACAGGCATGATCGAGCTATCGCATATCGAAAAGCGCTTCGGTGACAACGTCATCCTCAAGGATATCAACCTGATGATCCCGGAGGGAACGGTGACGGCGCTCGTAGGCCCCTCGGGCGGCGGCAAGAGCACGCTGCTTCGCTGCATCAACCTGCTTGAAATCCCGACATCAGGCACGATCCGCATCGGTGGGGAGACGGCCACCTTCCAGCCGGGCAAAAAGCCGTCCTGGCAGGAAATCCAGAAAATCCGCCGGCAGACGGGCATGGTTTTCCAGAATTTCCAGCTCTTTCCGCATCAGACCGCCATCGGAAACGTCATGGAGGGCCTGACGACCGTATTGCGCTGGCCGGCCGACAAGGCCCGCGCCCGCGCCGTCGAGCTTTTGACCAAGGTGGGAATGGCGCACAAGATGGATGCCTGGCCTTCGACGCTTTCGGGCGGCCAGCAGCAGCGCGTCGCCATCGCCCGGGCGCTTGCCCCCTCACCGCGCGTGCTGCTCTGCGACGAACCGACCTCGGCGCTCGATCCGGAACTGGCGGCCGAAGTGGTCGATGTCCTCGGCAAGCTCGCCAACGAAGGCACGACCATGGTCATGGCAACGCACGACCTGCGCCTTGCCTCGAAGATCGCCAACAACGTGGTGTTCCTGGAAGCGGGCAACATCGTCGAGACCGGCTCGTCGCGCAACATCTTCTCCAACCCCTCGCAGGAGCGGACGAAGCAATTCATCTCGACGCTGAATTCCGGGCTCAGCTACGACATCTGAGCCGGCAACCTGAGTTAAAACGGCCTCAGTTTTGGACAAAGCCGCGCATTGACGGCATGCGGCTTTGCGGTTAGCTCTAATGCCATGAATACGGCACTCGTTCTCGTAGTGGTAGGAAGGCGCATGGGCAGGATGGTGTAACCATCCGGCGAAAGCACCCATGCGCGGTAAGCAGGCTCCTGACGGGGCCTTTTTTATTGCCCGGATTGCGGGCGGCGCCTCGTCAGATCTCCCTCGACCTTCCACCCATATGACGGACAAGGCCATGACGCGCACCGAAAGCCGCATCGACCCCTCAGCCAAGCAAACCAACAACGACACGACCACCGAAAGAGCCGCCGTGCAGCCTAGGCTGACGACCCTCATCCTGCTCTCGGCCCTAGCCGTGCTGCCAGTCAACATGATCCTGCCATCGCTGCCGAAGATATCATCGGCATTCCACGCCGATTTCGCCCTCGTGAACCTCTCCGTCGCCGGCTTTTCCATCGTCACCGCAACCCTGGAAGCCATCGGCGGCGCGATATCGGATCGTTTCGGCCGCAGGCCAGTCGTCCTGATGGCGCTGGCCATCTTCATCATCGCGTCGATCGGCTGCGTTCTCGCTCCGAACATCGGCATCTTCCTGCTGTGCCGCATGATGCAGGCGTGCATCGGCCCCTGCTACTCCGTCGCCCTCGTCATCATCAAGGAAACATCTGACGATCGGGAAGCCGCCAGCAAGTTCGGCTATCTCGCCATGGGGTGGGCGCTGGCTCCCATGGTCGGCCCCCTGTTCGGCGGTTCGCTGGACGAGCTTCTCGGCTGGCGCGCCAGCTTCGTCGTCCTCGCGATCCTCGGCATTGCCGCCTTCCTCCTCTCCACGCGCGAGTTAAGAGGCTCGAGGGCGCCAAAATCTGCCGCGCACAAGAATTATCTTGCCTCCTATGCGCTGCTTTTGCGTTCGGCGCGGTTCTGGGCCTATACGCTCTGCATGGCCTGCTCGATGGGCGTGCTTTATATCTTCCTCGGCGGAGCGCCGCTCACGATAGGCGACACGCTCGGCGGCTCGAGCGCCAGGCTCGGCTTCTACATGGGCCTGGTTCCCGCCGGTTTCATTCTCGGCAGCTATCTCGCCGGTCGCTACGGGGCAAGAATTCCGCTCGGCATGATCCTCGTCGTTGCCCGGCTGCTGACCTGCATCGGCCTGACAGTCGGCCTCGCTTTGTCGCTGTGGGGCATGACGGAGGTTCTGGCGTTCTTCGGCCCCTGCGTCTTCATCGGCATAGGCAATGGCCTCACCATGCCGGCCGCCAACAGCGGCGCCATGTCGGTCCGATCGGATATGGTCGGCACAGCCGCTGGGCTTGCCGCCGCCATGCGGATTGCTGGCGGCGCACTCATCGGGTCGATCGGCGGGGTTTTCATCGCGCAATCGGCAACGATCCATACGCTTTTCACGCTGATGCTGGCATCCGCACTGCTCGCCCTGCTGGCGGCAATCTGGGCAGCCTTGATCGGCAAACGGAGGTAATTGCGGCTTATCCGATATTCTTGCTCATATGGACGAGGAAGCCGTCTTTCAGCGGCTCCTCGCGGTCGATCGCATAGCCATACCTAAGATAGAGCTGCACATTCTCGGCAAAACGTTTGTTGGTGTAGAGCCGGATATCTTTCAGGCCAAGCGTGGCCGCGACTTGCTCCGCATGGGCAAGCAGTCTCCTGCCGATACCCTGCCCCTGATGTCGCGGCGATACCGCGACGTTCTCGATCAACAGATGATCCGAGGCCGGCACTATCTCGATCAACGCCACAAGCTCACCACCCACCTCCACGAGATCGATGCGATGCTTGCGCACGGCCTCGGCATAATCAGCCGTCATCGGCAGCGGTTCGCGGCCGATGAGAGGCACCCATTTGCCGTAAGCCTCACGCGTCAACGCCCGGATGGCGTCGACATCGGCCTCCGTTGCCGCCCGCAAGGAAATCGCTTCCGTCACTCCTCCACCTCCGATAGCACCCAGACGTCTTTCGCGGCGTTTCTCACGGTCTTCGTGGAACCACGCAAGATGGCCAATTTCCTTGCCGGCATCGGTCTCACGCCGACAGGATCCTGTAGCCCTTCGGCTCCCGCTTTACGCGCCCAAAGCCGGTGATGTGGCCGCCGGCGACGATCCAGCCTTCGCGGGCAGCATCCTCCAAAGCAATCTGCCGGGTTCTAACCGCCTGCTCCGGATCGAGATCATAGGCGAGGCCGATCTTCGGATCGATCGGCTGCAGGTCCCCCAGATGCAAGGTATCGCCCCAGATCAGCAGAGAATCGTCGTCACCGCGCAGCAGATAGCCAGTGTGGCCGGGCGTATGACCCGGCAGCGGATGCACCTCTATATCAGGCAGCACTTCGCCAGCCCCGATCCGCCTTATGCTCGACCCGTAGACGCTCTGCAGCTGTTCGGCCGCCTTGAAGCCACCCCGCCGCGCTTCCGGCATCGCCTCGCGCACCACTGGATCGGTGAAAAAGGCAAGGTCACGCTCCGGCACGAACACATCGGCAGAGGGGAAATACGGCTTGTCTCCATCGAGCAAGCCGAGAGCATGGTCGCCATGGATATGGGTGAGCAAAACGGCCTGGATTTCATCCGGCGAAACACCCGCTTTATGCAATGCCGAGCGCGCATGGCCGTATTTCGGCCCCCAGGACGTGCCCGTGCCGGCATCGACCAGAATGGCGCCGCCGGGTCCGCGCAGGAGGAAGCAGTTCACATCCACCTGCAGCGTCGGCTTGCCCCAGGTTGCGATCGCCTGCTGCCTTGCAGCATCGCCATCTGCGTGGATCAACACATCCGCCGGCGCCTCGAAGAGGCCATCGAGCAGGAGGGTAACGTCATATTGCCCGATATGCAGGGAACGATCAGTCATGGCTGCGCCTCCGCCAGAAAAGCTTCACAAAAAAGGGCCGGATCGATGCCGGCCCCTTTCGTATCTTTATGGACGTTTAGGCGCCGTAGACGACGAGCAGATCCTTGGCATCGATCTGGTCGCCGGCGCGCACCAGCACCTCGGAGACCGTGCCGTCCTTTTCGGCGTGCAGCGCCGTCTCCATCTTCATGGCTTCGATGGAAACGAGCACATCGCCGGCCTTGATCGCCTGGCCGGGCGAAACGAAGACCGTGGAGATGACGCCTGGCATCGGCGCGCCGACATGCGCGGCATTGCCGGTCTCGGCCTTGCGGCGGATAGCACTGCCAGACGCGCCATGGGCGCGATCGGGCACCTTGATGCGGCGCGGCTGGCCGTTGAGCTCGAAGAACACCGTGACCATGCCCTTCTCATCGGTCGCCGTCATCGCCTGGTTGACGATGACGAGCGTCTTGCCCCTCTCGATTTCGGCAAAGAGCTCGTCGCCTTCCTTCAGGCCGTAGAAATAGGCCGGCGTCGGCAGCACCGAGACCGGACCATAGGTGTCGGCTGCCAACGCATAGTCGGTGAAGACCTTCGGATACATCAGGTAGGAGGCGAATTCGAAATCGTCGACCTTGCGCTCCAGCTTGGTCTCGATGACCTTACGCTCCGCATCGAGATCGGCCTCAGCCAGCAGCGAGCCGGGGCGAACGACATAGGGCTTGTCACCCTTCAGCGCCTTCTTCTGCAGCGCTTCCGGCCATCCGGACGGCGGCTGGCCGAGATCACCCTTCAGCATGGAAACGACCGAATCCGGGAAGGCGATATCCTTGGCCGGGTTTTCGACATCGGCAACCGTCAGATCCTGGCTCACCATCATCAGCGCCATATCGCCGACAACCTTGGAGGACGGCGTCACCTTGACGATATCGCCAAACATCTGGTTGGCGTCGGCATAGGCCTGCGCCACCTGGTGCCAGCGGGTTTCCAGGCCCAGCGAACGGGCCTGTTCCTTGAGATTGGTGAACTGACCGCCGGGCATTTCGTGCAGATAGACTTCCGAGGCCGGCCCCTTGAGATCGCTTTCGAAGGCGGCGTACTGGTGGCGCACGGCTTCCCAGTAGAAGGAGATGCGGCGGATCCATTCGGGATCGAGGCCGGGATCGCGCTCGGAGCCTTTAAGGGCTTCGACGATCGAGCCAAGGCAGGGCTGCGAGGTATTGCCCGACAGCGCATCCATCGCCGCATCGACGGCATCGACGCCGGCATCGATCGCCGCGAGCACGGTTGCGGCCGCAATGCCCGACGTGTCATGCGTATGGAAATGGATCGGCAGGCCGGTCGCCTCGCGCAGCGCCTTGAACAGCACCTTGGCCGCCGCCGGCTTCAGGAGGCCCGCCATGTCCTTCAGGGCGATGATATGGGCGCCGGCCTTTTCCAGCTCGACGGCGAGATCGGTATAATATTTCAGATCGTATTTCGGGCGGGCGGAATTGAGGATATCGCCCGTATAGCAGATCGCCGCCTCGCAGAGCTTGTTCTCTTCGGCAACGGCATCCATCGACACGCGCATGTTCTCGACCCAGTTCAGGCAATCGAAGACGCGGAAGAGGTCGATGCCGCCCTTGGCCGCCTGGCGGACGAAGTATTTCACGACATTGTCGGGATAGTTGGTATAGCCGACACCGTTGGCGCCGCGCAAAAGCATCTGCAGGAGCAGGTTCGGCGCGCCCTCGCGGATCAGCGACAGACGCTCCCACGGATCTTCCGTCAGGAAGCGCATGGAAACGTCGAAAGTGGCGCCGCCCCAGCATTCCAGCGACAGCAGTTGCGGCAGGGCGCGCGCATAGGTGCCGGCGACGCTGGCGATATCGTAGGTGCGCATGCGCGTCGCCAGCAGCGACTGGTGACCGTCCCGCATCGTCGTGTCGGTCATCAGCACGCGCTTTTCGCCGCGCATCCATTCTGCAAATTTCTGCGGGCCGAGCTTGTCGAGCAGCTGCTTGGTGCCGTCGGGAATATTGCTGTCGATATAGGGCAATACCGGCTCGGCAACCTTCGGCGAGGGCGCGGGACGACCGCGCGTTTCCGGATGGCCGTTGACGGTGACATCAGCGAGATAGGTCAGAAGCTTGGTGGCGCGGTCCTGGCGCTTGACCTGCTGGAACAGTTCCGGCGTCGAATCGATGAAGCGCGTCGTGTAGCTGTTGTCGCGGAATTTCTCGTGCGTGATGATCGCTTCGAGGAAGGTGAGGTTCGTCGCCACGCCGCGAATACGGAATTCGCGCAGCGCACGGTACATGCGGGCGATCGCCTCCTGCGGGTTCGGCGCCCAAGCCGTCACCTTCACCAGCAGCGGATCGTAATAACGGGTGATGATCGCACCGGTGTAGGAGGTGCCGCCGTCGAGACGGATGCCGAAGCCCGAGGCCGAGCGATAGGCAGTGATGCGGCCGTAATCCGGGATGAAGTTATGTTCCGGATCTTCCGTCGTCACACGGCACTGCAGCGCATGGCCGTTGAGACGGATGTCTTCTTGGCGTGGAACACCCGATTCCGGCGTACCGATGGCAAAGCCGTCGAGAATATGGATCTGCGCCTTGACGATATCGATGCCGGTGACGACTTCGGTCACCGTATGTTCGACCTGGATGCGTGGATTGACTTCGATGAAGTAGAATTTGCCGGTATCGGCGTCCATCAGATATTCGACGGTGCCGGCGCCGATATAATTCGTCGCTTTGGCGATCTTCAGCGAATGGGACGCCAGCTCCTGACGCTGCGCGTCGCTGAGATAGGGGGCCGGTGCGCGCTCGACGACCTTCTGATTACGGCGCTGGACCGAACAGTCGCGCTCGAACAGATGCACGACATTCCCATGCGTGTCGCCGAGAATCTGGCTTTCGACATGGCGGGCGCGCTCGACGAGCTTTTCGAGATAGACCTCGTCCTTGCCGAAGGCGGCCTTCGCCTCGCGCTTGGCTTCCGTCACTTCCTTGGCGAGATCGGCCTCGGAGCGGATGACGCGCATGCCGCGCCCGCCGCCGCCCCAGGAAGCCTTGAGCATCACCGGATAGCCGATCTCAGCCGCCATCTTGGCGACTTCAGCCATATCGTCAGGCAAGGGATCGGTGGCCGGCACGACCGGCACGCCGACCGAGATTGCGAGATTGCGGGCCGCGACCTTGTTGCCGAGCTGACGCATCGTATCGGCGCGCGGGCCGATGAAGATGATGCCGGCGGCATCGCACGCATCGACGAATTCCGGGCTTTCCGACAGCAGGCCGTAGCCCGGATGGATGGCATCGGCACCGGAAAGCTTGGCAACGCGGATGATCTCGTCGATCGACAGATAGCTCTCGATCGGCCCGAGATCGCGGGCAAGATGCGGACCGCGGCCGACCTGATAGCTCTCGTCGGCCTTGAAGCGATGCAGCGCGAGTTTGTCTTCCTCGGCCCAGATGGCCACCGTTTTTATGCCAAGCTCGTTGGCGGCGCGGAATACGCGGATGGCGATTTCGGAACGGTTGGCAACCAGGATCTTGGAAATGGGCAATGCTGTCTCCTCACGGCATCGAAACGGGCAATGCTGCACCCGCGAAGAGAATTCTTAACTTCTTGTCACAGGAAGTTCAATTTCTCCTGCGACATCCGACATCAAAATAGTTGCCATTACGGAATAAGTCCGTTTCTGAAAGCGATGGCAACGATGTGTTGCCGATTTCTGGCCTTCAGCTTGTCCTGGATGCTGTTCATGTACCAGTCGACGGTATGATTGGAGATCGTCAGCAGCCGGCTGATCTCGATCGACGTCATGCCGTCGGCCAGATGGTTCAGCACCTCCATCTCGCGTTTGGTCAGTTTCACATCGACCTTTCCCTGCTCCTCGATCGATTGCGCTTCGTCACGCAGCTCCAGAAGTCGCCAGAAGGCCTTTCTGGCCACGGCATCGAAGAGCGAAAGCTCCGTCGGGGATAGATCGACCGCCTCCCCGCCCATCGTCATGCTGCCAAGCAGACCGCTTCGTCCGTGAATCGGAAAGATATAGCCGTCGATCAGCCCGTTGGCACGGGCGTCCGCCATCATCTGCTCCATCCGGCGCCGGAGCGGATCAGATTTCTGCGCAGCCACGGCATCGCTCCAGCGGAAGGGGCGCTGCGCCCGGGTGGCATAGCGCGCAACCGGATCGACGAGCATGTATCTCTTGCGGACATAGGTTAGCGGCCATTGATCGGGCCAGCGGCCTGCCAGCATGAAACTGGCAATATCGACATTCGGCCGCGTCTGCCTCAACAGACCGTAGAAATCGAATTTGTAGGAACGGAGCACAAGCTCGAGCTCGGCCACGACATCCTTGGTACGCTTGCATTCTTCGATGACCACAAGCAATTGTATTAGCGAATGGATATTCACATTTACCCCTCGGCCTCGCAGCCTGAATTATCGGCGGACGAGCGTTGCCACCTTGCTCGCCAGGCCCCATAGCGCGCTTAATCGCCGGCAACATACTCAGGCCGACGGGAAATTGAACGCCTTTGGCGATTTTTTTACCATTCAACCCTGAATGGCCGCCTTCGGCGTGACTTAATAGTAACGGATGATGCCGCGGCAGGGTCGTCCCCAAATTGTCACATTTCTGCGGCGACCGATAGCACCTCGCCGTGACAGCACGCGTTGCGCGCGAAATTCCCTTGAAAAAACAGCTTCAGATTCCGTTAATCGCCGGTTCAGGTACCGATCTGTAGTGTCGCAGCATTCCGAGTTTTGCTGATGCACAGAGGGTGCCTGACGTGTCACTGTTCAAAGTCTATGCAAGAGCCCTGAAGTATCTTGGCGCGTATCGATACCGCGTTTGGATGGTCGTGATCGCAAACATCGCGCTTGCGATGACCACCATCTATGAACCGGTTCTGTTCGGCCGCATCTTCGACGCCATTGCCAAGAAAGAAGCCGTAACACCGACCATGATGCTGTGGGCCGGTTTTGCCGTCTTCAGTGCTGTCGCCTTCATCGTGGTGTCCCGCGAGGCCGACCGCCTTGCGCATGGCCGCCGCGCCTCCCTGCTCACCGAAGCATTCGGCCGCATCATTTCGATGCCGCTCTCCTGGCATAGCCAGCGCGGCACGGCGAGCGCGCTGAACACGCTTCTGCGCGCCTGCGAAGCGTTGTTCGGCCTGTGGCTCGAATTCATGCGCAACCATCTGTCGACCGCCGTTGCGCTCGTCATCATGGTTCCGACCGCCATGGCCATGGACCTGCGCCTGTCTGCAGTCCTCGTCCTGCTCGGCGTCTTCTACTGGATCATCGGCCGTCTGGTCATGAGCCGCACGAAGGATGGCCAGACCTCGGTCGAAAGCCACTACAACACGGTTTTCTCGCATGTCAGCGACTCGATCAGCAATGTATCGGTGCTGCACAGCTACAATCGTATCGAAGCTGAAACCAAGGCGCTGAAGTCCTTCACCGAACGCCTGCTCGCTGCCCAGTATCCGGTCCTTGACTGGTGGGCGCTTGCCGGCGCGCTGAACCGCACGGCCTCGACCGTCGCCATGATGGCGATCCTGATGATCGGCACCGTCCTCGTCCAGGATGGCAGCCTCAGCCTCGGTGCCCTGATCACCTTCATCGCTTTTGCGAACGTGCTGATCGGCCGTCTGGAACAGCTGCGCAACTTCGCCAACCAGATTTTCGAAGCGCGCGCCAAGCTCGTGGACTTCTACACGCTGGAAGATTCGGTTCGCGACCGCGAAGAGCCGGCCGGTCTTGCCGAAATCAAGGACGTCAAGGGCGAAGTGGAATTCCGCGACGTATCCTTCGGCTTCGCCAACTCCTCGCAGGGCCTGCACGACATCTCCTTCAAGGTGAAAGCAGGCCAGACCGTTGCTATCGTCGGCCCGACCGGCGCCGGCAAGACGACACTCGTCAACCTGCTGCAGCGCGTCTTCGACCCGCAGAAGGGCCAGATCCTCGTCGACGGTCACGACATCACCAAGGTGACCCGCAAGTCGCTGCGCCGCTTCATCGCCACCGTCTTCCAGGATGCCGGCCTGCTGAACCGCTCGATCAGCGACAACATCCGCCTCGGCCGCGAAGGCGCGACGCAGGAAGAAATGATCCGTGCCGCCCAGGCCGCCGCCGCCAACGACTTCATCGAAACCCGCGAAGGCGGCTACGATACCCGCGTCGGCGAGCGTGGCAACAAGCTCTCGGGTGGTGAACGCCAGCGTATCGCGATCGCCCGCGCCATCCTCAAGGATGCGCCGATCCTTGTGCTCGACGAAGCGACCAGTGCGCTCGACGTCGAAACCGAAAACCGGGTCAAGACCGCGATCGACAACCTGCGCCAGAACCGCACGACCTTCATCATTGCGCACCGCCTGTCGACGGTCCGCGAGGCCGACATGGTCCTCTTCCTGGACAACGGCCGCATCATCGAGAACGGCAGCTTCAACGAGCTCAGCCAGAGCAACGGTCGCTTCGCCGCCCTCCTGCGCGCCAGCGGCATCCTGACGGACGAGGAAGTCCGCAAGGCACACGCAACGGAAAACGAAGCCGCCTGATCTTCGCAAGGGGCCCAAGATCAAAGCCGGGAGAGCAACGCTCTCCCGGCTTTTTTGTGCTCGGCACAAGAAACCCCCTCTCCCCATAAGCAGTGCGAGGGCTGGGGTGAGGGCCGCAAGCTACCGACTTGATGGAGAGTGCTGATTTGTTTCGCGCTGGCTGCGCCTTGGGTCAGACACGCCCACCGCCTTCTGCAAGCCACCCATCGCAAATGGCACCCATGGTTTTAGGAGCCGACGGTATCGCTTATGGACGATCGACAGCATCACGCAATTACTGTCTTCGCAAACAGGCCCTCACCTTGGCCCACTCGCCGCTTGCGAGGAGAGGGGACTATCCGGCAATGCCGCCTGCCTGGACTAGGGGATGCAGTTCAAATCAGCATCTCGCCCATGCTGCTCCACGCATCGATGCCCTTTGCACAAATTTGAGCGACCAGGGCAAGCCAGACAAAATGACTGTGGCACTGTCATCGGCAAGATGATCATCATTCTCAACGCATGATTAGGCAACCGGATGGCATCCCCGCTCGCCCCACGACGCCCGCTGCTTTTGGTGTGTGCCTCGGCTGTTGAGTAGCGGCGCAAGCACTGCGGTCGCGATCTTGAAAGCCAGGTGAGCAAGAGCGAAGCTTGAATTTAGTAAAGGCCAGCGGAGCCCAAAGCTGGCGCCATTCACCGCGGACGGGCATCCATAGGCAGGCACCCGGAACAAGAAAGACCCGGCGGGAAAACCGGGCCTTTCCGTTTTCTGATCGGAGGTCAATACGGACGAATGCTGACTGGAGTTAGGGTCGGCACCCGACCGGCATCGGATCAGAACTTGCACTCGAAGCTGAACAGGCCGTCCATTTGTCAGTGCGGGCCCCGTGAGCCTGGTCGCCGCGATCTCAGCAACGGCGGGAAGATCAATGGGCCGAACCGCGTGCGGGCACGCGGCGCGGCGGAACCCTTCAATGACGCTTTCCGAAATGAGCAGGCATTGCGATCGGTGCTGCAGGCGCCTTCGCCGCGCGCTGGCCGGCAAGCTCAAGCCGCTTGTGCTCGAGATGATAGGCATAGAGGAACTGCGCGGCGATGCCGAAGACGACATAGATCGCACCGACGACGGAGCTCTTGTTGGTCACATAGAGAAGGACCTGGCCGGCCATGGCGAGTATCGTGCCTGCAACGAAGATATTCAGCGAATGCCGCCCGAGGATCGTCAGCGGGTGGCTTGCCGAGCGGCGCAGCAGCGCCGAAATGGAAGGTATGCTGATGATCAGATAGGCGAGCGCCAGTACATGCAGCAGCCGCGGCAGCGACAGGAAGGTCTTGTCGAAGCCGGTGACCACGGTCGGCAGGCCGAGCATGGCGAGGTAGTCGCCGAGTATCCATAGCTTGTCGGTCACCCAGATGAAGGACAGGAGCACATAGGCGCAGGCCAGCGCGATCAGAACCGGATGGGCAGGGATTTGCCCGCCGCGCTTGACATGCATGCTGGCGACGAAGCCGATGACGAAAAGCAGCTGCCAGGATAGCGGATTGAGGAACCAGAAGCCGTCAAGCAGCGTCGTGTGCGGCGCGATGTAATAGATGCCCGACACCAGCCAGACGCCGACCGAAACTGCGAGCAGAAGCAAAGGACTCCTTGCCTCCAGCAGCATGATCAGCGGCAGCATAAGGAACAGGGCGCCGTACATGGGCAGAATGTTGTTGTAGCCGATCTGGTGCCCGAGCGTCAGCAGCGCGGGAATGCCGCGCGCCGGGTCCATCAGCAGGGCAAGAATGTTCACTTCGCAGAGCAGGCCCTTCTGGTGGAAAATCCACGCGCCGGAAATGAAGAGCACCAGCGTCACGAAAGTCGTGATCATATGCGCAGTATAGAGCGTGAAGGCGCGCCTGACCGCCTTCCATGCCATTTTCAGCCGATCGCCCGGAAGAAACCGCGTTCCGTAGGCAAGACCGACGGAAATGCCGGAGATCAGTACGAAAGCCTCGGCGCCGTCGGAAAATCCGAAATTCTTGGAGGTCAAATCTTCGAAGATCTGCCCTGGCACATGGTTGATAAAGATC
Coding sequences within it:
- the opgC gene encoding OpgC domain-containing protein produces the protein MSPVPAQRVSLPKPVSQRDTRLDVLRALALIMIFINHVPGQIFEDLTSKNFGFSDGAEAFVLISGISVGLAYGTRFLPGDRLKMAWKAVRRAFTLYTAHMITTFVTLVLFISGAWIFHQKGLLCEVNILALLMDPARGIPALLTLGHQIGYNNILPMYGALFLMLPLIMLLEARSPLLLLAVSVGVWLVSGIYYIAPHTTLLDGFWFLNPLSWQLLFVIGFVASMHVKRGGQIPAHPVLIALACAYVLLSFIWVTDKLWILGDYLAMLGLPTVVTGFDKTFLSLPRLLHVLALAYLIISIPSISALLRRSASHPLTILGRHSLNIFVAGTILAMAGQVLLYVTNKSSVVGAIYVVFGIAAQFLYAYHLEHKRLELAGQRAAKAPAAPIAMPAHFGKRH